The following proteins are co-located in the Phaenicophaeus curvirostris isolate KB17595 chromosome 12, BPBGC_Pcur_1.0, whole genome shotgun sequence genome:
- the PLEKHO2 gene encoding pleckstrin homology domain-containing family O member 2, producing the protein MERDTKEEVSEKPKCAPTAEKYGWIKKSSGGLLGLWKDRYIQLRKTQLVVFEDEDEQKCIETVELESYDKCQELRALLKKKNRFILIRSPGKKVHDIKFQAPTLEEKESWIKALNEGINRGKNKVFDEVKVDESLSLDHVTRDRVKMTQGRRPPTRSHLKEAAKSTSDGILRLDLDVVDNGPPNFDSTISESDNAPAQKETPKPPMPPTKPTGAKENQDAENDVSDQEYKKPLSPPLPPDKKLKEGIASKDNANAKEEDSVSPEENVEESQAPNEENRENLIEVSNKGIAKAPVPPPKSVPDKLKVAWDHSVPEPKNTEDLKSSDDSSKDNLASADDTKPPVPPKALSEKMLATMNSSHGDLEDEACEDLESGSSKPPVNGIAASEVAELTSPDTETKEGNGTTSAEKEEQTSAEERETSLATETHQESVKATIEKKESVENTSGLKLRSSSLGDLLSDSRSSQRALPGQDFLKDSHQCLAKMEEKVANEREKAEKLLQKVLREGLEQAQEGNGPPVMAETLLNEAVEQLRQATQVLQEIKGLGELKKEATQKQKEKQKDLVTLYRRSAP; encoded by the exons GATACAAAGGAGGAGGTCTCAGAGAAACCAAAGTGTGCTCCAACTGCAGAGAAATATGGCTGGATTAAGAAAAGCAGCGGGGGACTCCTGGGATTGTGGAAGGATCGTTACATCCAGCTACGGAAAACACAGCTCGTGGTCTTTGAGGATGAG GATGAACAGAAGTGCATAGAAACAGTGGAACTGGAGAGTTATGACAAGTGCCAGGAACTGCGTGCActactaaaaaagaaaaaccgtTTCATTTTAATCCGCTCCCCGGGTAAGAAG GTTCATGATATCAAATTTCAAGCTCCAactttggaagaaaaggaatcatGGATAAAAGCTCTTAATGAAGGGATCAATAGAGGCAAAAACAAAGTATTTGATGAG gtGAAAGTAGATGAGAGCCTTTCCTTGGACCATGTAACTCGGGACAGAGTGAAAATGACCCAGGGACGCAGGCCACCCACGAGAAGTCACTTAAAGGAG GCTGCTAAGTCTACATCAGATGGTATCCTACGACTTGATCTGGATGTAGTAGACAATGGACCACCAAACTTTGATTCCACCATTAGCGAAAGTGACAATGCACCAGCTCAGAAAGAAACTCCAAAGCCACCTATGCCACCTACAAAACCCACTGgtgcaaaagaaaaccaagatgCAGAGAACGATGTTTCTGACCAGGAATATAAAAAACCTCTGTCTCCTCCATTGCCTCCAGATAAGAAGCTTAAGGAAGGCATAGCATCAAAGGACAATGCAAATGCCAAGGAGGAGGACTCTGTAAGCCCAGAGGAGAATGTAGAAGAATCACAAGCACCAAATGAGGAGAACAGAGAGAACCTCATTGAGGTCAGTAACAAGGGCATAGCAAAAgctccagttcctcctcctaAGAGTGTGCCAGACAAGCTAAAAGTAGCTTGGGACCATTCAGTCCCTGAGCCTAAAAACACAGAAGACTTGAAATCATCAGACGATAGTAGCAAAGACAACCTTGCTTCTGCAGATGATACAAAGCCTCCTGTTCCTCCTAAGGCTCTGTCAGAAAAAATGCTAGCCACAATGAACTCCAGCCATGGTGACCTGGAAGATGAGGCATGTGAAGACCTGGAGTCTGGCAGTTCCAAGCCCCCAGTGAACGGGATCGCAGCCAGTGAGGTAGCAGAGTTGACATCCCCAGACACTGAAACTAAAGAAGGAAATGGGACAACCTCTGCTGAGAAGGAAGAGCAAACTTcagcagaagagagagagacttCCTTAGCTACAGAAACACACCAGGAGAGTGTAAAAGCAACTATTGAGAAGAAAGAGTCTGTAGAAAACACTTCAGGTCTTAAACTTCGCAGTTCGTCTCTGGGAGACTTGCTGTCTGATTCCAGAAGTTCACAGAGAGCACTTCCTGGCCAAGATTTCCTGAAGGATTCCCATCAATGCTTAGCTaaaatggaggagaaggttgctaatgaaagggaaaaggcagaaaaacttCTGCAGAAGGTTTTACGTGAAGGGTTGGAACAGGCCCAGGAGGGGAATGGACCCCCAGTGATGGCAGAGACATTGCTCAATGAGGCAGTAGAACAACTTCGGCAAGCTACACAAGTTTTGCAAGAAATTAAAGGTCTTGGGGaactgaaaaaagaagcaacacagaagcagaaagaaaagcaaaaggatcTAGTGACTCTTTATAGGAGAAGTGCTCCCTGA